One Ranitomeya variabilis isolate aRanVar5 chromosome 5, aRanVar5.hap1, whole genome shotgun sequence DNA window includes the following coding sequences:
- the LOC143773900 gene encoding histone H2A type 1 → MSGRGKQGGKVRAKAKTRSSRAGLQFPVGRVHRLLRKGNYAERVGAGAPVYLAAVLEYLTAEILELAGNAARDNKKTRIIPRHLQLAVRNDEELNRLLGGVTIAQGGVLPNIQAVLLPKKTESSKASKSK, encoded by the coding sequence ATGTCTGGACGCGGCAAACAAGGAGGAAAGGTCCGCGCTAAGGCCAAGACCCGCTCATCCCGGGCAGGACTGCAGTTCCCAGTCGGCCGTGTGCACAGGCTTCTCCGCAAGGGCAACTACGCCGAGAGGGTGGGCGCCGGCGCTCCGGTCTATCTGGCcgctgtgctggagtatctgaccgctgagatcctggaattggccggcaatgctgcccgggacaacaagaagacccgcatcatcccccgacacctgcagctggcggtgcgcaatgacgaggagctgaacaggctgctgggtgGGGTGACCATCGCCCAGGGGGGCGTCCTGCCCAACATCCAGGCCGTGCTGCTGCCCAAGAAGACCGAGAGCAGCAAGGCGAGCAAGAGCAAGTGA